The Bacteroidales bacterium genomic sequence GTGAAGATCGCCGGCAACTGTACCAATAACCATGGTACCGGCATTGCCCATATCCGCTTCTGAAAGTTGCGGTCTGAGAATATCCATAGACTTACTCATAGCCTTAGCACACCGAAGTACTTCAGGCATAAACATGTCGCCGTCTTTCCATTTCTGACCTACTGTATCCATCCCCGGTAATAATCCATTATTCAGAAGATCACCAGCGTCAGCACCGGAATTCAGATATTCCTCCGTTAATTTTTGTAATTCATCTACTTTACCTTCGACTAATGTTTCGGAAATTTTACTAAGATCCATACTCATAATTCCTCCTTATTTTATAATACACATAATATTTTCTGTTCAAATTTTATATAATTTGATCATCTAAGCTTAATGCATGTTAACAACTATAATACAGTTATAAAGGATTTTTTGGGATAATATATAATGTATATAATAACTCTGAAGGCTGTCCATATTCGGGCGGATAAGAAAAATCACTTCTGTTGAAAATTTTTCCCATGTATAACAAATCTCTAATTTTCAATTTTTCACTTCCCATTTCTAAAAATTCGCAATGCAAATATCAACAATTAATTGATAAGAACCAAATCATTCGCTAAAATAATCTGTGAATTCAATTTCAAATAAATGAATTTCAATAAAATGCAATAAACGTCAATAACTTGGCAAATACATGATATTAATCATTTTACAGACCATGATTTTTGTTTTATAGGAATACATAAGAAATTAACCCGAATTATTCTTGAATAATTCTGACGCTATTGAAAAACCTGGCTTTTTGCTTCAATAAATTTCGCAAAAAGCCGGTTTTTCTAATGCGGGGTTACCTGCCCGCACGCTTTCGCTGAAGCTTTAGCGCAAGCAACCGAAGCTAGCGCAGGCGGGCCTGCATCCACCCCGCAATCCACCCCGCATTCATAAACTTCACTTCGTTTGTTTATGAATAATGCAGGTTAATACAGCCGTTGCCATCTCAAATTATTTTCTGCAGAATATAAAAGTTCCCCCAATCATGATGACATCTTTTATCTGTATGGTTGCAAATTGATTTTGAGTACCTTACCGGTCAAATTCTTGCTTTTTGGACAAAACTTGGCTAGTAAGGTACTTATGAAGAAACATAATGGGTTAAAACAAAAAATTAATCGAATCAATCCATTGGAATACTAAATAAATTGACATAGTTTTGCAATCGGTTTTGGTGAAGGACGAACGTACCAGTTTCGTCCTTTTAAAAGGGAATTCGGTGATCCGGCAACTGACGGAGAGTCCGAGGCAGTACCCGCTACTGTAATCCCGGTCCCGCCGAAGGCGGGGCGGCATCTTTGACCACCCTCAGACCACTGCCCCGCCAGAGGCGGGGTGGGAAGGCGTTCAAAGATCGGGAAAGCCAGGAAACCTGCCAAAATCAAGACATGACTCATAGCTTTCGGGTTAAAAGCTGTGGTGAAGAACCAAAAACTCTTCTCTGCAACATTCCCGAAAAAAGGCTGTGATAAAATTGAATCAATGAATTATAGAATGAACATCATGGCCAGTTACAACAGGATAACCACAATCATAAAATTGGTGTTGATAATGATGACACTTCCTTTGGGAATGATTCATGCACAGCATCAGCTCTCTCAAAAAGTCCATGAAATTGAAAAGGTTCATATAACCGGCAACAGGAAAGATTTTTATTCCGAGGATCAGAAAACCTCTTCTATTGATTCGATAACCATTGAAAATAATCGCTCAAACAACCTCGACGAACTTCTCGCTACCGCATCCCCGGTATATATCCAATCATACGGAACCCGGGGCTCCCTGGCCGTACCCAAACTCAGGGGAACTCAGGGTAGTCATACTTCAGTAACCTGGAACGGCTTCCCTATCAATTCACTAACCCTGGGGCAAAGCGATTTATCTCAAACACCCATGGAATTTATAGATCAGGTTTCCATAACCCATAGTGCACCGGCTTCACTATATGGTAACGGCACTTTCGGAGGAGCCATCGGCCTGAATAACAAAACAAACTGGAGCAAAGGGAATACTTTGTCTTTGTCTGGTGAGGCAGGCAGTTGGGACAACCAGCGCTACAGTCTGCAAAGTGAGCTGGGTAATCAAAAATTTCGATACAAAATTTCCGGATTCTTCCAAAAAGCCCAAAATGATTTTGAATTTCACGACACGCAGCAGTTCGAGAATCCGCTTAAAGAAAGAAAAAATAATGCCGTACAGAATTTTGGTGTGATGCAGAATTTCTATTATAAAGCATCTCCCAGAAACAAATTTGAGGCGGGCGTGTGGTATCAGGAAAGGGAAAAAGAAGTTCCAGAAATTATGGGTATTTCAGAACCGGGTACAGCCCGCCAGCGTGACAGTACACTAAGAATATACGGACAGTGGAAAAGGGTGTTTGAGGAATCAGCCCTCCAGCTACGCTCGGGATATTTTTACCACCATCAACTCTATACGGAAAAAGAAAATCCCGGAGATGAGGCTTATATGATCTATTCCCCGCTAGAAACGAGAAAATGGATGAATGATCTGAATTATCGCTATTACCTGAACAACCGCATAAATTTTGATATCGGAGGTCAGTACTCCCTTATCGAAGGAAATGTAGATGAATACGGAAAAACAATACGTGAATACAGGGCCTCTGTGATCGGGGCATTTAAATACAACTACCAAAGCCTGACCACCAATCTTTCCATCCGGCAACAGTTTAACAACTATACCAATCCCCTTCCCCAATTTGGAATAGGAGCCAATTACAAGCTCATTCCCGAACAATTGGTTATAAGAAGCCATTTTTCCACCAAATATAAGCTGCCCACACTAAACGATAAATACTGGCAACCGGGCGGAAATAAAAACATCAAACCCGAACACGGCTGGTCCGGTGAAATCGGAATCGGCTACACCCCGGAGTTAAACGGATTCATTCAAAACCTTCAATCCGAAATTACCTTCTATACCTCCAAAATCTTTGACCTCATCCAGTGGGTTCCGGCAGAGGGAGAATCATACTGGCATGCCATTAATACTTCCAGGGTTAGAAGTTCAGGGATAGAAGCATCGACAGACCTTTACGTGGAATGGGAGCCCATTAATCTCCATATCAAATCGGTTTACAATTATACCCTGTCAACCAATCTCAATGAGAACAAACCAAATACTTACAAGAAGCAACTGAGATACACCCCCTTCCACACACTTAAAAATTCCCTGTTAACCCAATGGAATGATTACACCCTGGGGAGCAATATCAACTATACCGGAATAAGGTATACCACATCCGATAATTCCAGTGAACTGGAACCTTATTCCATACTGGACGTTTTCATAAAAAAACAATTTGAATTTAAAGATTTTGATGCTCAACTCAAGCTGAGTGTTAAAAATATCTTTGACAGGCATTACCAGGTTGTTGCGCATTATCCGATGCCCGGCCGGGCTTATTATATCAATCTCAAGATTCAACTAAACAAAATGATTAATTAACCTAAAAATTTAAATGAACAATGATGAAACGTACATTTTCAAAACTCAGAACAACATTATTATTAAGCTTCATCGGAATGTTGCCCCTTACCTTTACATCGTGTGAAGATAACGGAGGGGAAGAAGATGAAATTCAGGTGGAAGGAATTTACATTGTGAATGAGGGTCAATTCGGTAATAATAACGGATCCATCACCCTTTTTGAGCAGGATTCAGGAAAGGTGATAAACAACTATTTTGAAAAAAAGAATAATGGCCGCACACCCGGCGATATAGTTCAGGATCTTGCGTTTTCCGACACCAGAGGTTATGTGGTAGTCAATAATTCGAAAAAAATGGAAATAGTTGACAAAAACACATTTGAAGCTGTTGATGTCATGAACTCACTCAGTTATCCCCGGCAGTTTTTGCCAGTTGACCGGAATAAAGGTTATTTAACAAATGGCAGCTCAGCCGATTCAAGCAGGGGGCATGTTCTGGTAATTGA encodes the following:
- a CDS encoding TonB-dependent receptor: MNYRMNIMASYNRITTIIKLVLIMMTLPLGMIHAQHQLSQKVHEIEKVHITGNRKDFYSEDQKTSSIDSITIENNRSNNLDELLATASPVYIQSYGTRGSLAVPKLRGTQGSHTSVTWNGFPINSLTLGQSDLSQTPMEFIDQVSITHSAPASLYGNGTFGGAIGLNNKTNWSKGNTLSLSGEAGSWDNQRYSLQSELGNQKFRYKISGFFQKAQNDFEFHDTQQFENPLKERKNNAVQNFGVMQNFYYKASPRNKFEAGVWYQEREKEVPEIMGISEPGTARQRDSTLRIYGQWKRVFEESALQLRSGYFYHHQLYTEKENPGDEAYMIYSPLETRKWMNDLNYRYYLNNRINFDIGGQYSLIEGNVDEYGKTIREYRASVIGAFKYNYQSLTTNLSIRQQFNNYTNPLPQFGIGANYKLIPEQLVIRSHFSTKYKLPTLNDKYWQPGGNKNIKPEHGWSGEIGIGYTPELNGFIQNLQSEITFYTSKIFDLIQWVPAEGESYWHAINTSRVRSSGIEASTDLYVEWEPINLHIKSVYNYTLSTNLNENKPNTYKKQLRYTPFHTLKNSLLTQWNDYTLGSNINYTGIRYTTSDNSSELEPYSILDVFIKKQFEFKDFDAQLKLSVKNIFDRHYQVVAHYPMPGRAYYINLKIQLNKMIN